A stretch of Ursus arctos isolate Adak ecotype North America unplaced genomic scaffold, UrsArc2.0 scaffold_4, whole genome shotgun sequence DNA encodes these proteins:
- the TBCCD1 gene encoding TBCC domain-containing protein 1: MDKSGVLLWVKAEPFIVGALQVPPPSKFSLHYLRKISTYVRTRATEGAYPRLYWSTWRHIACGKLQLAKDLAWLYFEIFDSLAIKTPEERLEWSEILSNCMSEDEVEKQRNQLSVDTLQFLLFLYVQQLNKVSLRTSLIGEEWPSPRNRSQSPDLTEKSSCHNKNWNDYSHQAFVCDHLSDLLELLLDPEQLTASFHSTHSSLVSREAVVALSFLIEGTVSRARKIYPLHELALWQPLHADSGFSRISKTFSFYKLEAWLRACLTGNPFGTSACLKSGKKLAWAHQVEGTTKRAKIACNTHVAPRMHRMVVMSQVYKQTLAKSSDTLVGAHVKIHRCNESFIYLLSPLRSVTIEKCRNSTFVLGPVQTALHVHSCDNIKVIAVCHRLSISSTTGCVFHVLTPTRPLILSGNQAVTFAPFHTHYPMLEDHMARTGLATVPNYWDKPMIVCRENCNASVFRLLPPCEFYVFIIPFEMEGDTTEIPGGLPSAYQKALGQREQKIQIWQKTVKEARLTKDQRKQFQVLVENKFYEWLINTGHRQQLDSLVPPAAGSKQAAG, encoded by the exons ATGGATAAGTCCGGAGTTCTCCTCTGGGTGAAAGCAGAACCCTTTATAGTGGGTGCCTTGCAGGTGCCCCCTCCGTCCAAGTTCAGTCTTCACTATCTCAGGAAGATATCCACGTATGTGCGAACCCGGGCCACAGAAGGAGCTTACCCACGCCTGTACTGGTCTACATGGAGGCACATTGCATGTGGGAAGCTGCAGTTGGCTAAGGATCTGGCGTGGctttactttgaaatatttgatAGCCTTGCAATAAAGACACCAGAGGAGCGCCTGGAATGGTCTGAGATTCTGTCCAACTGCATGTCTGAGGATGaagttgaaaagcaaagaaatcag CTTTCAGTGGACACCCTACAGTTCCTGCTCTTCTTATATGTACAGCAGTTAAACAAGGTCTCCCTGAGGACATCTTTGATTGGAGAAGAGTGGCCTAGTCCCAGAAATAGATCTCAGTCTCCTGACTTGACTGAAAAATCCAGTTGCCATAATAAG aaCTGGAATGATTACAGTCACCAAGCCTTTGTCTGTGATCATCTGTCAGATCTCCTTGAGCTGCTTTTAGATCCAGAACAACTCACTGCATCATTTCATTCGACCCACAGTAGCCTAGTCTCTCGTGAAGCTGTTGTGGCCCTCAGCTTTCTTATTGAGGGTACAGTGAGTAGAGCCAGGAAGATATATCCCCTTCATGAACTCGCTCTGTGGCAACCACTGCATGCAGACAGCGGCTTCTCAAGGATCTCTAAGACCTTTTCTTTCTACAAGCTGGAAGCCTGGTTGAGAGCCTGTTTGACTGGGAATCCATTTGGTACATCTGCTTGCCTCAAGTCTGGAAAGAAATTGGCTTGGGCTCACCAAg ttGAAGGGACGACCAAAAGAGCTAAGATTGCTTGTAATACGCACGTGGCCCCTAGGATGCATCGCATGGTGGTGATGAGCCAGGTTTACAAGCAGACCTTGGCCAAGAGCTCAGATACTCTGGTGGGGGCACATGTAAAGATTCATCGTTGCAACGAATCTTTTATATATCTGCTCTCTCCCTTACG atcTGTGACCATTGAGAAATGCAGGAATAGCACCTTTGTCTTGGGCCCTGTACAGACTGCTCTTCACGTCCACAGCTGTGATAACATTAAAGTCATTGCTGTTTGCCATCGTTTGTCCATCTCTTCTACAACAGGCTGCGTCTTTCACGTTCTGACGCCTACACGCCCACTTATTCTCTCTGGAAACCAGGCAGTAACTTTTGCCCCTTTCCATACCCATTACCCAATGCTGGAGGATCACATGGCCCGGACCGGCCTCGCTACGGTGCCTAACTATTGGGATAAGCCAATGATTGTGTGCAGGGAGAACTGCAACGCAAGTGTCTTCCGACTCTTACCACCTTGTgaattctatgtatttattatcCCCTTTGAAATGGAAGGGGACACTACAGAGATACCTGGGGGCCTTCCATCTGCATATCAGAAGGCACTGGGTCAAAGAGAACAGAAGATACAGATCTGGCAGAAAACTGTGAAGGAGGCTCGTTTGACAAA
- the DNAJB11 gene encoding dnaJ homolog subfamily B member 11: protein MAPQNLGTFCLLLLYLLGAVIAGRDFYKILGVPRSASIKDIKKAYRKLALQLHPDRNPDDPRAQEKFQDLGAAYEVLSDSEKRKQYDTYGEEGLKDGHQSSHGDIFSHFFGDFGFMFGGTPRQQDRNIPRGSDIIVDLEVTLEEVYAGNFVEVVRNKPVARQAPGKRKCNCRQEMRTTQLGPGRFQMTQEVVCDECPNVKLVNEERTLEVEIEPGVRDGMEYPFIGEGEPHVDGEPGDLRFRIKVVKHPIFERRGDDLYTNVTISLVESLVGFDMDIPHLDGHKVHISRDKITRPGAKLWKKGEGLPNFDNNNIKGSLIITFDVDFPKEQLTEEAREGIKQLLNQGSVQKVYNGLQGY from the exons ATGGCCCCGCAGAACCTGGGCACCTTCTGCCTGTTGCTGCTGTACCTCCTTGGGGCCGTGATCGCCGG GCGAGATTTCTATAAGATCTTAGGGGTGCCTCGCAGTGCCtctataaaagacattaaaaaggcCTACAGGAAACTAGCCCTACAGCTTCATCCTGACCGGAACCCTGATGATCCTCGAGCTCAGGAGAAATTCCAGGATCTAGGTGCTGCTTATGAG GTTCTGTCAGATAGCGAGAAACGGAAACAATATGATACTTATGGTGAAGAGGGATTAAAAGATGGTCATCAGAGCTCCCATGGAGACATTTTTTCAca CTTTTTTGGAGATTTTGGTTTCATGTTTGGAGGAACCCCTCGTCAGCAAGACAGAAATATTCCAAGAGGCAGTGATATTATCGTAGATCTAGAAGTCACTTTGGAAGAAGTATATGCAGGAAATTTTGTGGAA GTAGTTAGGAACAAACCCGTGGCAAGGCAGGCTCCGGGCAAACGAAAATGCAACTGCCGGCAAGAGATGAGGACTACCCAGCTGGGCCCAGGGCGCTTCCAGATGACCCAGGAGGTGGTCTGTGACGAGTGCCCTAATGTCAA ACTAGTGAATGAAGAACGAACACTGGAGGTAGAAATAGAACCCGGGGTGAGAGATGGCATGGAGTACCCCTTTATTGGAGAAG GTGAGCCTCACGTGGATGGAGAGCCAGGGGACCTGCGGTTCCGAATCAAAGTTGTCAA ACACCCAATATTCGAAAGGAGAGGAGATGATTTATATACAAATGTGACAATCTCACTAGTCGAGTCTCTGGTGGGCTTTGATATGGATATTCCTCACTTGGACGGCCACAAG GTACATATCTCCCGGGATAAGATCACCAGACCAGGAGCCAAGCTATGGAAAAAAGGAGAAGGGCTCCCCAACTTTGACAACAACAACATCAAGGGCTCTTTGATAATCACTTTCGATGTGGATTTTCCAAAAGAACAGTTAACAGAGGAAGCAAGAGAAG GTATCAAACAGCTGCTGAACCAAGGATCAGTGCAGAAGGTATACAATGGACTGCAAGGATATTAA